The Nitrospinota bacterium nucleotide sequence TGGTGCGGGGCCGAGCCGTGCGAGGATCGCCTCCAGGAAGAGACCAAGGTCACCATCCGGGCAATCCCGCTCGACGGCGAGGCCGAGGCCGGCCGCTGCATCCTCTGCGGCGGGGATAGCGAAAGACGGGTCGTCGCGGCGAGGGCGTATTGAGGAGCCCAATGGCACGGTTGAAAAGGTCAAGAATGCACCTCAACTATTTCCTTGTGATTGTCGGCCTTTTTAGTCTTTGTTTTGCTGGAAGTGCAAACGGTCGGCAGAAGGTTTTCCATGCGACCACCTCCACCGACGGTGTCCAAAGGATAGAAGTTCTTGGGGGAGATTATTTCTTCGACCCGGATTACATCATCGTTAAAGCGAATGTGCCGGTGGAAATCACGATCAAAAAAGATTCTATAATTGTTCCGCATAACATAACAATAGAGGCCCCGGATGCTGGAATTGAGGTTTCTGAATCCCTGAGCAGAACTCCAAAAGTTATACGGTTCACTCCTACGAAGCCTGGAAAATACGCCTTTTATTGCACTAAGAAACTGTTCTTTTCCAAAAGCCACAGGAAAAAAGGGATGGAAGGAGTGCTCGAAGTCCGTCCGTGAGCTGCAATGATTCAGATTGCCAGCTACAAATAGGAGCCTCTCCTCCCCTACCGATCCTGGCTGACTTTATCGAGGAACCAGTGGGGGTAGAGCGTGGGCGGCTGGCTTAGGGCATCGAGGCGGGAGACCTCCTCCGGCGTCATCTCCCACTCGGTCGCCTTGAGGTTGTCGGCTAGCTGCTCCGGCGTCCTGGCGCCGATGATGACCGATGTGACACCGGGCCTGCGAAGCAGGTAGTTGAGCGCGGCCTGGGCGACGCTGGCCTTGCGGCCGGCGGCTACGCGCTCCAGCTCCTCGACGATCGCTAACCCCTTCTCCTCATCTATCGGGATGAACTCCCCCTCAGGGGTGCTTCGGCGGGCGCCTTCGGGCCTGGCCTGTCCGCCTCGGTATTTGCCCGTCAGAAACCCTCCCGCGAGGGGGCTCCAGGGCAGGATGCCGAGACCCTGGTCGAGGCAGAGCGGGACGAGCTCTAGCTCCAGCTCGCGGGCGACCAGCGAATAGTAGGCCTGGAGGGTCGCGAACCGCTCGAGGCCGAGATTGTCAGAGATCGCCAGGGCCTTCATAAGCTGCCAGCCGGTGAAGTTCGAGCAGCCGAGGTAGCGGACCTTGCCTTGACGGACGAGGTCGTCGAGGGCCCGCAGGGTCTCTTCCAGCGGGGTTTCGTGGTCGAAGCTGTGGACCTGATAGAGGTCGATGTAGTCGGTCCCGAGCCTTCTCAAGCTCGCGTTGCAGGACTCCATGATGTGGTGGCGGGAGAGGCCGACCTCGTTCGGCCCCGGTCCCATTCGGCCCCGGACTTTCGTCGCCAGTATCACCTCGCCGCGTCGGTGGCCGAGCGCCTTTCCCAACATCTCTTCGGCAAGCCCCTCGGAGTAGACATTCGCGGTGTCGAAAAAGTTGACCCCCGCTTCCAGCGCCATGCCCACGAGCACGTCCGCTTCCTCTTGAGCGAGGTCGCCGATCGTTTTCCAGTACCCTCGGCCGCCAAAGGTCATATTGCCGAAGCAAAGCTCGGAGACCTTGAGGCCGGTCTTTCCGAGAGACCGCATGCGCATAGGCCTGACCTCCTGGTTTAATTGAAACCTGTTTGAATCGCCGATTCCCCCACTGCCTTCTCCAGGGCCGTGGCTTCTTCTGAGCCCCTCGCCCCCCGAGGCGCTGGGGCCACTATACACAAGGGAGCGCCTGGGGGTAACCCGAAGATACGCCCACCCAGATGCCTTCCTGCACAGGCGAGCGGATTTTCCCCTTGCCCGTCGCGGCTACGTGTCGTAGAATCTCGTCTGGAGGCTCTAGCCTCTTTGCCATTGCGAAACTCGCATACGGGCGGGGCTGTAGTTCAGCATGGTTTAGAACGCCGGCCTGTCAAGCCGGAGGTCGCGGGTTCAAATCCCGTCAGCCCCGCCAATATAATTAATAAGTTAAGGGCTCCATGATTAGGAGCCCTTGCTTTTCGGGACAAAATTTCCCTCCATTCATTGCTCGTTAGACCTTTTGAACCGCCAGGGACAACTTCATTCCCAAATCAGAATCGAACGCCGCCATAAACACGGATGTTTCTTACCAACCTGGCAGGTGGTATGTTCATATAGCCACTCCCTTCCCGTTGGATTACCATCAACGAGCGGTTTTTGGCTGAGACTGCTATTAGGAAGTAAAAAAGGAGGTTTTTTGGCTTTGAGGGGTCGTGCCGGGCAGTTGATGGGGATTTTGGTCATCCTAATCCCTTTGGGCTTATGTTGGTTAGCATTCTCCGGACGCCTACAGACCGAAGGGGCTCCACGGCTGAGCGCTGGGGTGCTTGTAGGCTCAATTCCATTGATCCTGTTGGGTTGTGAGTTCTTTACCAACGCAGTCGAGCACGTAGGGAGGATATTCAAGCTATCCCATCATGCCACCGGAGGCGTATTGGCAGCGGTTGGGACTGCTCTTCCTGAGAGCTCCATCCCCGTAATAGCCGTCATTTTCGGCCCCAAGGGGCACGGGGAGGCAGTGGGCGTGGGTGCTATTTTGGGCGCCCCCTTTATGCTGGCCACATTAGCTTTGGCTATATTAGGAATTACGGTAATTGTAGAGAGATACCGGGGCAGGCGACAAAACCTGGCATTGTCCATAGACACGAAAGTGCTTCGCTCCGAGCTTGGAGTTTTCCTCGCGTGTTTCGTTGGGGTTTTGGTAGTTTCACTGATAAACCTCCCATTGCTGAAGTACGTAGGCGCGGCAGTTCTCGTCTGTCTCTATGCCTGGTACGTAAAATATTCAATAAGCCTAAAAGCCCGAAAGAGCGAAGTCTACACGAAGGTGCTTTATATGGAGCGTTACGCGGGGATGCCTATGGAGGTAAAGACGGTAGCGGTGCAACTCGTGGCTGGATTGGCATTCATCTTAGCGGGAGCAACTCTCTTCGTTTCATCCGTCATTTCTTTAGCGCTCTACATGAAAGTGCCCGCGCTGGTCCTCTCTCTTATCTTGGCCCCTTTGGCGACGGAGCTGCCGGAGAAATACAATTCCGTTACGTGGATTTTGCGGGGCCAAGACACTCTTGCTGTAAGCAACATAACGGGCGCCATGATATTCCAATCAATGATTCCCGTCGCTTTCGGACTTATCTTCACCAAATGGAGTCTCGGCACGATAGAGCTCATCAACATCATCTTAGCACTGGGGGCCGCCGGCCTCG carries:
- a CDS encoding cupredoxin domain-containing protein, giving the protein MHLNYFLVIVGLFSLCFAGSANGRQKVFHATTSTDGVQRIEVLGGDYFFDPDYIIVKANVPVEITIKKDSIIVPHNITIEAPDAGIEVSESLSRTPKVIRFTPTKPGKYAFYCTKKLFFSKSHRKKGMEGVLEVRP
- a CDS encoding aldo/keto reductase is translated as MRMRSLGKTGLKVSELCFGNMTFGGRGYWKTIGDLAQEEADVLVGMALEAGVNFFDTANVYSEGLAEEMLGKALGHRRGEVILATKVRGRMGPGPNEVGLSRHHIMESCNASLRRLGTDYIDLYQVHSFDHETPLEETLRALDDLVRQGKVRYLGCSNFTGWQLMKALAISDNLGLERFATLQAYYSLVARELELELVPLCLDQGLGILPWSPLAGGFLTGKYRGGQARPEGARRSTPEGEFIPIDEEKGLAIVEELERVAAGRKASVAQAALNYLLRRPGVTSVIIGARTPEQLADNLKATEWEMTPEEVSRLDALSQPPTLYPHWFLDKVSQDR
- a CDS encoding sodium:calcium antiporter; this translates as MRGRAGQLMGILVILIPLGLCWLAFSGRLQTEGAPRLSAGVLVGSIPLILLGCEFFTNAVEHVGRIFKLSHHATGGVLAAVGTALPESSIPVIAVIFGPKGHGEAVGVGAILGAPFMLATLALAILGITVIVERYRGRRQNLALSIDTKVLRSELGVFLACFVGVLVVSLINLPLLKYVGAAVLVCLYAWYVKYSISLKARKSEVYTKVLYMERYAGMPMEVKTVAVQLVAGLAFILAGATLFVSSVISLALYMKVPALVLSLILAPLATELPEKYNSVTWILRGQDTLAVSNITGAMIFQSMIPVAFGLIFTKWSLGTIELINIILALGAAGLVYFSLFRSGSLKATALLAGGLIYVVYLAGVIFFR